One genomic segment of Fervidobacterium pennivorans includes these proteins:
- a CDS encoding ABC transporter ATP-binding protein, whose product MLKVENLKLYYKTLKGYVKAVDDVTFDVRDGEILGLAGESGCGKSTLGNGLVLLKPPLNYFGGNVELDDERLPINDFEKMNEFRFKKLSIIPQYAMDALNPTRKIGTYIKEVLISRGIEPDNIMERLIERLKYVNLSERVLKMYPIELSGGMKQRLVMVISTLLNPSLLIADEVTSALDVSSQKAVCLMIKGFKDDGIVKSLIFITHDLSVLYQIADRIMVMYAGKVAEIGTTQQLIENPLHPYTKMLLNSLPEVGVRHTERLLSGIPGQPPQLLNPPTGCRFKERCPLRGPQCDEEPQKVEAEKDHVAYCWKVKPNA is encoded by the coding sequence ATGCTAAAAGTTGAGAATCTGAAACTCTACTACAAGACCTTGAAAGGGTATGTCAAAGCTGTTGATGATGTTACTTTTGATGTTAGAGATGGAGAAATACTGGGCCTTGCTGGTGAATCTGGTTGCGGAAAATCCACACTTGGCAACGGCTTGGTATTGTTGAAACCACCGTTGAATTATTTCGGAGGTAACGTTGAATTAGACGACGAACGTTTGCCAATTAACGACTTTGAGAAGATGAACGAATTCAGGTTTAAAAAGCTCTCGATCATTCCTCAATACGCAATGGATGCGCTGAATCCAACAAGGAAAATAGGAACGTACATAAAAGAGGTATTAATTAGCAGGGGGATAGAACCTGATAACATCATGGAGAGATTAATCGAGAGATTGAAATATGTGAATCTCAGCGAGCGAGTTCTAAAAATGTACCCAATAGAACTTTCCGGTGGTATGAAACAAAGGCTGGTTATGGTAATATCTACTTTGCTTAATCCTTCGCTTCTGATAGCCGATGAGGTAACTTCTGCTCTGGATGTCTCCTCCCAAAAGGCAGTTTGTCTGATGATTAAAGGTTTTAAAGACGATGGAATTGTGAAGTCTCTGATATTTATTACCCACGACTTGTCGGTGCTCTATCAAATAGCCGATAGGATAATGGTCATGTACGCCGGAAAGGTTGCAGAGATAGGAACTACTCAGCAGCTAATAGAAAATCCTTTACATCCTTACACAAAGATGCTTTTGAATTCTTTACCGGAAGTTGGTGTTCGACACACAGAAAGGTTGCTCTCAGGTATTCCAGGTCAACCACCTCAGCTTCTCAATCCTCCAACTGGGTGCAGATTCAAGGAACGTTGCCCGTTAAGAGGTCCTCAGTGCGATGAAGAACCTCAGAAAGTAGAAGCGGAAAAGGACCACGTTGCATACTGTTGGAAGGTGAAACCAAATGCTTGA
- a CDS encoding ABC transporter permease — translation MKKYLRMKIFVYLLTFVFAVTIDWLIPRLMPGNPILVLVSRFATLPESAKVVYSYLTKAFGLDLPMWKQYINFWIAFFKGDLGISIYLYPKPVLDVLKSALPYSLGILIPSILASWFVGNTLGAVAARRKRLDSVMLPVMYFITGAPYLWLGILLAYFLGVVLRWFPIAGAYSFALRPHLSWVFISDYLKHWVLPFLSLFIVQLGGWAIGMRNLVIYELEANYVRYLETLGASRKLIRKYAFRNAILPQVTGLALQLGTVIAGQVTTEVVFSYPGIGYILTQAILNQDYFLIQGCFLFIIIGVLIANFTVDLVYMALDPRIRYSYGGEI, via the coding sequence ATGAAAAAGTATCTGAGGATGAAAATCTTTGTTTATCTCCTTACCTTCGTATTTGCAGTTACTATAGATTGGTTGATTCCCAGGCTCATGCCTGGGAATCCTATACTTGTTTTAGTCTCGCGATTTGCTACGCTACCAGAATCTGCAAAGGTGGTTTATAGTTACTTGACAAAGGCATTTGGATTGGACCTACCTATGTGGAAGCAGTACATCAACTTTTGGATAGCGTTTTTCAAGGGTGATTTAGGCATAAGTATATATTTGTATCCAAAGCCTGTGCTCGATGTTTTGAAAAGTGCTCTTCCGTATTCCCTTGGTATTCTCATACCTTCGATTTTGGCAAGCTGGTTTGTCGGAAATACACTTGGCGCAGTTGCTGCAAGAAGGAAGAGGTTAGATTCTGTGATGTTACCTGTTATGTATTTTATCACCGGAGCACCATACCTTTGGCTTGGGATTTTGCTTGCTTACTTTTTGGGTGTTGTGCTCAGATGGTTTCCAATAGCTGGGGCGTACAGTTTTGCCCTTAGACCTCATCTTTCTTGGGTTTTCATTTCGGATTATCTTAAGCACTGGGTTTTACCTTTCCTTTCGTTGTTCATAGTCCAACTTGGCGGATGGGCAATAGGGATGAGGAATTTGGTTATTTACGAGCTTGAAGCAAATTATGTAAGATATCTTGAAACTCTCGGTGCGAGTCGAAAATTAATTAGAAAGTACGCATTTAGAAATGCTATACTACCTCAGGTAACAGGCTTAGCATTGCAACTTGGAACTGTGATAGCTGGACAAGTAACAACGGAAGTGGTTTTTTCATATCCAGGAATCGGTTACATACTCACCCAAGCAATACTAAATCAAGACTATTTCCTCATTCAAGGATGTTTTCTTTTTATAATAATCGGTGTTTTGATTGCTAACTTTACTGTTGACCTTGTCTATATGGCGCTTGATCCGCGTATCCGGTATTCATACGGTGGTGAGATATGA
- a CDS encoding ABC transporter ATP-binding protein — MLEIVNLSKAYSVGAFGREKFYAVDNVTFKIEDNEIVSLIGESGSGKTTIGKLILKLIKPTSGKILYNGIDISSFKNLKEYYRHVQGVFQDPYSSYNPIFKIDRVFEMVREEFYASTSQNEWRNRVEEVISYIGLNPKEILGKFPHQLSGGQLQRLLIARALLMETKFLVADEIISMLDASTRIDVLNTLIKLKETGLSVLFITHDLSLGYYTSDKTVILYRGSIMEYGSTEKVFNNPLHPYTKMLLESVPTVHKKWAKSQIALEGKIVPNGFCKFYDRCPLGDTNCKNVVLKEVEDNHQVACVKV; from the coding sequence ATGCTTGAGATTGTTAATTTATCAAAGGCTTATTCCGTTGGGGCTTTTGGCAGAGAAAAGTTCTACGCAGTTGACAACGTGACATTTAAAATAGAGGACAACGAAATCGTCTCACTCATAGGTGAAAGCGGTAGTGGAAAAACCACTATTGGGAAGCTGATTTTGAAGCTTATAAAACCAACCAGTGGTAAGATTCTTTACAACGGTATAGATATTTCATCGTTCAAAAATCTAAAGGAATACTATCGGCACGTTCAAGGGGTTTTTCAGGACCCGTACAGTTCGTATAACCCAATCTTCAAAATTGACCGCGTATTTGAAATGGTCAGAGAAGAATTTTATGCTTCAACGAGTCAGAACGAATGGCGAAATCGCGTCGAGGAAGTCATATCTTACATAGGTTTAAATCCAAAAGAAATACTTGGCAAGTTCCCACATCAGTTGAGTGGAGGTCAATTACAAAGACTATTAATAGCAAGGGCACTTTTGATGGAAACAAAATTTTTGGTCGCTGATGAAATTATTAGCATGCTTGATGCTTCGACAAGGATAGATGTTCTGAACACTCTTATCAAACTAAAGGAAACGGGTCTCTCCGTACTTTTCATCACTCACGACCTTTCACTTGGTTACTACACAAGCGACAAGACCGTTATACTCTACAGAGGTTCCATAATGGAGTACGGCTCAACTGAGAAAGTTTTCAACAATCCACTTCATCCATACACGAAAATGCTTTTGGAATCTGTTCCGACAGTACACAAGAAATGGGCCAAATCGCAAATTGCGCTTGAAGGAAAAATTGTGCCAAATGGTTTTTGTAAGTTCTACGACAGATGCCCTCTCGGTGATACAAATTGCAAAAACGTCGTTTTGAAAGAAGTTGAAGATAACCATCAAGTTGCATGTGTTAAGGTGTAG
- a CDS encoding flagellin, translating to MRINNNVGMWAIRYLQNLQTQQNRQVQSLAQATIPIQQSVAFGAIAERIRSQINGYREAMASTYNAIGVMNVAEGGLQSISNNLQRMRELAVQASNGTLSESDRAALQQEFSQLAQGINRVVEQTTYNNRRVLGGDIRNMQVQLGPNEGQQMKVTLPGMDIKSLGLENVNLNSTENAQNALKALDRAIETVSNTRSYVGSVTNRLEGAARELSNTMLNLTSSVSVLTDTDMARGVMEWIRTRLQQQATAGILGQSNVNAQNVLRLLG from the coding sequence ATGCGGATTAACAACAACGTTGGAATGTGGGCTATTAGGTATCTTCAAAATTTGCAAACCCAACAAAACAGGCAAGTGCAAAGCTTGGCACAGGCAACGATACCTATTCAGCAAAGTGTAGCTTTCGGAGCGATAGCTGAGCGTATTCGCTCACAAATCAACGGTTATCGTGAAGCTATGGCAAGTACGTACAACGCAATCGGGGTTATGAATGTTGCAGAAGGTGGTCTTCAAAGCATTTCAAACAATCTTCAAAGAATGAGAGAGCTCGCAGTTCAAGCTTCAAATGGCACGCTTTCGGAAAGTGACCGTGCAGCACTTCAACAGGAATTTTCTCAGCTGGCTCAAGGGATAAACAGGGTGGTTGAACAGACTACTTATAATAACAGAAGGGTTTTAGGCGGTGATATAAGAAATATGCAAGTGCAACTTGGTCCGAATGAAGGGCAACAGATGAAAGTTACCCTCCCGGGCATGGACATTAAGTCTCTTGGACTTGAGAATGTAAATCTCAACAGCACCGAAAATGCTCAAAATGCATTAAAAGCTCTTGATAGAGCGATAGAAACTGTTTCAAATACGAGAAGTTATGTTGGTAGCGTGACGAACCGGCTGGAAGGGGCGGCACGGGAACTTAGCAACACTATGTTAAACCTCACCTCCTCCGTGAGTGTTTTAACAGACACAGATATGGCACGTGGCGTTATGGAATGGATTAGAACAAGACTCCAGCAGCAAGCAACAGCAGGTATACTTGGGCAGTCTAATGTGAACGCACAGAATGTTCTAAGACTTCTTGGATAG
- a CDS encoding fibronectin type III domain-containing protein: MRKVFLWVLIILTIVSTIAFSQVTYSTPLARFYYEVKALLENPNVDIREALESLLQKYEPVVEPILPPGEYEEYSLRLSELDKALLENGIWITRATVEIFNQEIVEGPFLLNYDRETGQATGLITKLKAGKYNVIVKVFGLVDKKDERIVAYGRRDGVEVVRDRISLANIPLNVLVGSGGVLINALIDFQNTEFIPGEIENAEPTNGATDVLPNVTLSWSSQRAKMYDIYFGEEGSLQLIEKNYFDNKYEVKNLKPSTTYQWKIVAKNAFGETESPVFTFRIGDAPTVPENPVPYDGAQKIWIEPRLMWRAERAASYDVYLGKSPDELQLIATVDEPEYDTQRLELGTVYYWKVVAKNAYGETEGPVWRFSTGDVPTKPELAEPKGEKVWLLPAFKWTSEDAKEYEVYLGKEMDKLELVATTTEAEFTLPYELPMDTTFFWKVVAKNEFGTNESDVEMFKTGKAPEFVQIVSPLDGEEDVWKDPELSWKFECADVYDVYLGKESTELELVAEDATSNTLVVKDLELGTTYYWKVVGKNRFGQAESPIVKFTVGNVPATPFNPEPVDGAVDQFNNLVLRWESAKADAYDLYLGFSEDALELYLENIKESAVEVLNLLFGTTYYWKVVAKNRFGNTEGPVWKFTTGQVPEQPRAVYPENGAKEVPVDVTLKWVSERAEEFELYFGTVKLDLVDKLETNEYTLPRLHFGTEYKWKVVAKNIFGEVESEVFTFRTKLPTIQKQEVLGGAGQDTSRRIIKTADGGYILVASTQSSKLPEFKGESDILVVKLTKELDVEWMKLLGGAGWDEAADVKEVEDGYIVLGYTLSKEIASQVNKGGWDYLLAKLDKEGNTKWLKLYGGTGNDIPSRVIVTSEGGFLIAGTTNSVNGDTGGNIGTWDSWLLKLDAEGNIVASKTFGGLDRDKAVDVIELEDGYLVANVTYSLEGNIPYNHGTSDIWLFKVSKDLKDITLNKAYGGTDQDEVSRIIKTNDGNFLIVGYTTSVDGDIQVNAGFWDILIAKIDPKGGIIWLKTFGGSEEDIAYAAAEFPDGGFAIAGYTLSKVDDQKGAADIWLIDIDNDGNLRWSKAYGGSLADYANDAFIDEDGTIIILGTSFSRNGDIGKNIGGSDVWIFKVK, encoded by the coding sequence ATGCGGAAAGTTTTCCTATGGGTACTTATTATTCTCACCATTGTTTCCACTATAGCGTTCTCTCAAGTAACGTATTCAACACCGTTAGCAAGGTTTTACTACGAAGTGAAAGCACTACTTGAAAATCCAAACGTTGATATTAGAGAAGCACTTGAATCATTACTTCAAAAGTATGAACCTGTTGTTGAACCAATCTTACCTCCAGGCGAGTACGAAGAGTACAGTCTTAGGTTGTCTGAGCTTGACAAAGCGCTGTTAGAAAACGGGATATGGATTACAAGGGCAACTGTTGAAATCTTCAACCAGGAAATCGTTGAAGGTCCCTTCCTTTTGAATTACGACAGAGAGACGGGTCAAGCGACAGGTTTGATAACAAAACTGAAGGCTGGTAAATACAATGTTATCGTCAAAGTCTTTGGGTTGGTTGATAAGAAGGATGAACGAATTGTTGCGTATGGTCGAAGAGATGGAGTAGAAGTTGTAAGAGATAGGATTTCTTTAGCAAATATTCCGCTTAATGTCCTTGTGGGTTCTGGTGGAGTTCTTATCAACGCCCTTATAGATTTCCAGAACACAGAGTTCATTCCAGGTGAAATTGAAAATGCGGAACCCACCAACGGCGCTACGGATGTGTTGCCTAATGTAACTTTATCTTGGTCTTCGCAACGAGCGAAGATGTATGATATTTACTTTGGAGAAGAAGGAAGTCTGCAGTTGATTGAAAAGAACTACTTTGACAATAAATACGAAGTCAAAAACCTTAAACCATCGACAACTTATCAATGGAAAATTGTAGCCAAGAATGCCTTTGGCGAAACCGAGAGCCCTGTTTTCACGTTCAGAATAGGCGATGCCCCAACTGTGCCAGAAAATCCTGTTCCATACGACGGTGCACAGAAGATTTGGATTGAACCACGCTTAATGTGGCGAGCAGAAAGAGCAGCAAGCTACGATGTTTACCTTGGAAAATCACCGGACGAATTACAACTTATTGCAACTGTTGATGAACCGGAATACGATACGCAACGACTCGAACTCGGAACGGTTTATTACTGGAAAGTCGTAGCAAAGAATGCCTACGGAGAGACGGAAGGGCCAGTGTGGAGATTCTCCACAGGTGACGTTCCAACAAAACCCGAACTTGCCGAACCGAAAGGTGAGAAAGTATGGCTCCTGCCAGCGTTCAAATGGACAAGCGAAGATGCGAAAGAATACGAGGTGTATCTTGGTAAGGAAATGGATAAACTCGAACTCGTAGCTACAACTACAGAAGCTGAATTTACCTTGCCATACGAATTACCTATGGACACAACATTCTTCTGGAAAGTAGTTGCAAAGAACGAATTTGGAACAAACGAAAGCGACGTAGAAATGTTCAAAACTGGTAAAGCCCCAGAGTTTGTTCAGATTGTAAGCCCACTTGATGGAGAGGAAGATGTCTGGAAAGACCCAGAACTTAGCTGGAAATTTGAATGTGCTGATGTGTATGATGTGTACCTTGGAAAAGAATCGACAGAATTGGAACTTGTCGCAGAGGATGCTACAAGCAATACACTCGTTGTGAAAGACCTCGAACTTGGGACAACGTATTACTGGAAAGTTGTTGGAAAGAACAGATTCGGACAAGCAGAAAGTCCGATAGTTAAATTCACTGTTGGAAATGTTCCAGCAACTCCATTCAATCCAGAACCAGTTGATGGTGCTGTTGATCAATTCAACAACTTAGTGTTGAGGTGGGAAAGTGCAAAAGCTGATGCATATGACCTCTACTTGGGATTCTCAGAAGATGCACTTGAACTTTATTTGGAAAATATCAAAGAGAGTGCGGTTGAGGTTTTGAACTTACTGTTTGGAACAACATATTACTGGAAAGTTGTTGCAAAGAATAGATTTGGCAACACAGAAGGACCTGTTTGGAAATTTACAACAGGTCAGGTCCCAGAACAACCAAGAGCTGTTTATCCAGAAAATGGAGCGAAAGAAGTTCCTGTTGATGTGACACTCAAGTGGGTCAGTGAAAGAGCAGAAGAATTCGAACTCTACTTCGGAACAGTTAAATTGGATCTTGTTGACAAACTTGAAACAAATGAGTACACGTTACCACGGCTCCATTTCGGAACTGAATACAAATGGAAAGTTGTTGCAAAGAACATATTCGGAGAAGTTGAAAGTGAAGTATTTACGTTTAGGACAAAACTTCCAACAATTCAAAAGCAAGAAGTTTTAGGTGGAGCTGGTCAAGATACTTCAAGAAGAATTATTAAGACAGCTGATGGAGGATATATACTTGTTGCAAGCACACAGTCCAGCAAACTTCCAGAGTTCAAAGGTGAGTCCGACATACTTGTGGTGAAATTGACAAAAGAACTCGATGTTGAATGGATGAAACTACTTGGTGGAGCTGGCTGGGATGAAGCAGCGGATGTCAAGGAAGTCGAGGATGGATATATCGTTCTTGGATACACATTATCGAAAGAAATCGCCAGTCAAGTTAACAAAGGCGGATGGGATTACTTGCTCGCAAAACTTGACAAAGAAGGCAATACCAAATGGCTCAAACTCTATGGTGGTACAGGTAACGATATACCATCGAGAGTTATTGTAACGTCCGAAGGCGGATTCCTTATCGCTGGTACAACGAACTCAGTGAATGGTGATACTGGTGGAAATATCGGAACATGGGATAGCTGGTTACTTAAACTTGATGCAGAAGGTAATATTGTAGCAAGCAAAACATTTGGTGGCTTAGATAGGGATAAAGCAGTTGATGTTATTGAACTTGAAGATGGATACCTTGTAGCGAATGTCACGTACTCGCTCGAAGGTAACATACCATACAACCACGGAACATCTGATATCTGGTTGTTCAAAGTAAGCAAGGACCTCAAAGATATAACACTTAACAAGGCTTACGGTGGAACTGACCAAGATGAAGTTTCAAGAATCATTAAGACAAACGATGGTAACTTCTTGATAGTTGGATACACCACATCCGTCGATGGTGATATCCAAGTAAATGCGGGCTTCTGGGACATACTCATAGCAAAAATTGATCCGAAAGGTGGAATCATATGGCTCAAGACATTCGGAGGTTCTGAAGAAGACATTGCATACGCAGCCGCAGAATTCCCAGATGGTGGATTTGCAATAGCTGGATACACACTCTCGAAAGTCGATGATCAAAAAGGTGCTGCTGATATCTGGTTAATTGACATAGATAACGATGGTAACCTTAGATGGTCTAAGGCATACGGCGGTAGCTTGGCTGACTATGCGAATGATGCGTTTATAGACGAAGACGGAACAATAATAATTTTAGGTACATCTTTCTCAAGAAACGGAGACATCGGTAAGAACATAGGCGGTAGCGACGTTTGGATATTTAAAGTAAAATAA
- a CDS encoding ABC transporter substrate-binding protein produces MKRFFLLALFAVVLTTVIFADVVYKRDETLYAGGGLWAPPSNWNPITPWNAVTGTVGLIYETLYGYDPLKDELIPWLAESGKWTSKNSFEIKLRKGVTWHDGMPFTSKDVKFTLELAKKIPEISYSYLWNWIAKVDTPDDYTVVFTFSSPRYHEWNYQLYQLPIIPEHIWSKMSKDEILTGANEKAIGTGPYMPETYSDDRMVYLRNDNWWGNKIFGQPKPKRIVYLRVLSNNVALGMIMKGELDISNFFLPGVPTLKKTYSDIHTWFAKEPYMLSDNTAFLFINTTKKPLNDPNLRRAMAYAIDPNIICRTVFEGQVLPSNPVGFLPIKGWMKYYPENAVKQFGFKYDPKIAKDLLDKAGYKDINKDGYREAPDGSKFKVSIIVPFGWTDWMESIKLIASQLRAVGINAEAQFPDFSKYWEDLTSGNFDMAINNFNSQMSVSPWTMFNWLFNSNFDKYMYNGNFGRYNNPKLFDLITQLNSTPMEDIAANKKIVEQIAEIFLKDMPAIPLWYNGMWFQASTQVWKNWPSEKNPYAYPVTWGGRWQTGGVLMLIGITSK; encoded by the coding sequence ATGAAAAGGTTTTTCCTGTTAGCACTTTTCGCGGTTGTATTGACAACAGTCATATTTGCGGATGTTGTTTACAAACGTGATGAAACGTTGTATGCAGGCGGAGGTTTGTGGGCACCACCATCAAACTGGAACCCAATCACTCCGTGGAATGCGGTTACAGGAACTGTTGGGTTAATTTACGAAACGCTGTATGGATACGACCCACTTAAGGATGAACTAATTCCTTGGCTTGCAGAAAGTGGAAAGTGGACATCGAAAAACTCTTTCGAGATTAAACTTAGAAAAGGAGTTACATGGCATGACGGGATGCCATTCACTTCGAAAGATGTAAAGTTTACACTTGAACTTGCAAAGAAGATACCTGAGATTTCCTACAGCTATCTGTGGAATTGGATTGCAAAGGTTGATACACCTGACGATTATACCGTAGTATTCACATTCTCATCTCCAAGATATCACGAATGGAACTACCAGTTGTACCAACTACCAATTATCCCAGAACATATATGGTCAAAGATGTCAAAGGACGAGATTTTAACAGGTGCAAACGAAAAGGCGATAGGCACAGGACCTTACATGCCTGAAACATATTCCGATGACAGAATGGTTTATCTAAGAAACGATAACTGGTGGGGCAACAAGATCTTCGGGCAACCAAAACCAAAAAGGATAGTTTATTTAAGAGTTCTGAGCAACAACGTAGCACTTGGAATGATAATGAAAGGTGAATTGGATATTTCAAACTTCTTCCTACCAGGTGTTCCAACGCTGAAGAAAACATATTCAGACATCCACACTTGGTTTGCAAAAGAACCCTATATGCTCTCTGATAACACCGCTTTCTTGTTTATCAACACCACAAAGAAACCTTTGAACGATCCTAACCTTAGAAGGGCTATGGCATATGCAATAGATCCCAACATTATTTGCCGAACTGTCTTTGAAGGTCAGGTATTGCCAAGTAACCCCGTTGGATTCTTGCCAATCAAAGGTTGGATGAAATACTATCCAGAAAATGCTGTAAAACAATTTGGCTTCAAGTATGATCCAAAAATAGCAAAGGATTTACTCGATAAAGCAGGATACAAAGATATCAATAAAGATGGTTACAGGGAAGCGCCCGATGGTAGCAAGTTTAAAGTCTCTATCATTGTTCCATTCGGTTGGACCGATTGGATGGAGTCAATTAAGCTTATAGCATCGCAACTACGAGCCGTAGGTATCAATGCTGAAGCTCAGTTCCCAGATTTCAGTAAATATTGGGAAGACTTAACAAGTGGTAACTTTGACATGGCAATTAACAACTTCAACTCACAAATGAGTGTCTCACCATGGACAATGTTTAACTGGCTCTTCAACTCTAACTTTGATAAATACATGTACAATGGTAACTTCGGAAGGTACAACAATCCAAAACTCTTTGATTTAATAACACAACTGAATTCTACTCCTATGGAAGATATTGCCGCTAACAAGAAGATAGTTGAACAAATTGCTGAAATCTTCTTGAAAGATATGCCAGCAATACCACTTTGGTATAATGGTATGTGGTTCCAGGCAAGTACTCAGGTTTGGAAGAATTGGCCAAGTGAAAAGAATCCATATGCATACCCAGTAACCTGGGGCGGAAGATGGCAAACTGGCGGAGTACTGATGCTTATAGGAATTACAAGTAAATAG
- a CDS encoding ABC transporter permease, with product MREILFFAFRNKKLRIGFSLVLFFLILAIIGPYISKYKDPLEYVGPGYQPPSKDYWLGTTTFGQDVFTQLVHGLRSSFFIGFFGGGLATLIGLVVGFLAGYESGLFDEVLMMITNILLVIPTLALLIIVASYLPYRGIFIESVIIGLTAWPWTARAVRAQTLSLKAREYVNLARITGRSHLKIILYEIMPNMMSYVFMVFILQFGGAILAAVGLDFIGLGPTKGISIGLMLQNAVLWNAIQLGIWWWAIPPGLVITLIVGALYFMNTGLDEVFNPRLREM from the coding sequence ATGCGTGAAATCTTGTTTTTCGCATTTAGGAATAAAAAGTTGAGGATAGGATTTTCACTTGTTCTTTTCTTCTTGATTTTGGCGATAATTGGCCCGTATATTTCCAAGTACAAAGACCCACTAGAATACGTTGGTCCTGGCTATCAACCGCCCAGCAAAGATTATTGGCTTGGAACAACTACGTTTGGGCAAGATGTTTTCACGCAGTTGGTACATGGATTGAGGTCTTCGTTTTTCATTGGTTTTTTCGGAGGCGGATTGGCAACTTTAATTGGTTTGGTTGTCGGATTTTTGGCTGGATACGAAAGTGGGTTGTTCGATGAAGTATTAATGATGATTACAAACATTTTACTTGTTATTCCAACGTTGGCGTTGTTGATTATAGTGGCTTCGTATCTGCCATACAGAGGAATTTTTATAGAGAGTGTCATCATTGGACTAACCGCATGGCCATGGACCGCAAGGGCGGTGCGAGCACAGACCTTGTCTTTAAAAGCTAGGGAATACGTGAATCTAGCCAGAATTACCGGGAGGAGTCATCTAAAAATAATACTCTATGAGATTATGCCTAACATGATGTCATATGTCTTTATGGTATTTATTCTTCAATTTGGAGGAGCCATACTTGCAGCAGTCGGCTTAGATTTTATAGGGCTTGGTCCAACAAAAGGCATATCGATAGGATTAATGCTGCAGAACGCGGTTCTTTGGAACGCAATCCAGCTCGGTATTTGGTGGTGGGCAATACCACCTGGACTTGTAATTACTTTGATAGTTGGTGCACTCTATTTTATGAATACCGGATTAGACGAAGTATTCAACCCAAGACTAAGAGAGATGTAA